Proteins from one Vibrio pomeroyi genomic window:
- a CDS encoding ATP-binding protein: MIDNKDRFERPFPIKIPHRKWFGWKGIELRLVLALAMLSMTTIFLSVVSSFTFDNLNQRLVELKESEIPALDNAARLNDMVRVIITTSSQLSDAESNLERKQAMLKIEDAISVMNSVMVQFPDYHSYFKDLIAQVNNSLSLLYQSEIESEQLNQELRNLLEGFYPLLQQASDSLDSLPNSAKEQVQYTQLKSLLYYQLGLVEKLYNDSSFNELDYTSLRLEQVGEEWWQLWVSGDLRSEFPTLDHQLTVIYNLASSDSSLYGLKNKALDHLYQEQYFLQNSREHLNQLTVQIERNTSQVNRNIDQSIQQAQHSLQSNQRLSLFLSLFSVLAAAAISWFYVRKSILERLLQLKDNMFAISTGHLDTEVAIRGKDEVTQMAKYLKVFQTTAKVVKQTNRKLEAEVEERTLAEAKLRVTQDELVQAGKLAALGQLSVGITHEINQPLTAVNSHVRSAQLWLGKQRPDRAEENLKKIEILLDKVAAITRHLKAFSRKSDGKIDNVELDKVIGDAIDLFETRQSRVLIHYSPQSDQMVRANSIRLEQVLVNLISNALDAVEHRELPQLNISTQEHQNTIQISVKDNGLGIPEEDIPYLFDPFYTRKTTGKGLGLGLSIAYNIIKDFGGSIHVESVEHQGTTFIVTLPKGTDS, from the coding sequence ATGATAGACAACAAGGACCGTTTTGAACGTCCATTTCCGATCAAGATTCCGCATCGTAAGTGGTTTGGCTGGAAAGGCATAGAGCTGCGTTTGGTGTTAGCGCTAGCCATGTTATCCATGACCACCATCTTCCTCTCAGTCGTTTCCAGTTTCACCTTTGATAACCTAAATCAACGCCTTGTTGAGCTCAAAGAGAGTGAAATCCCCGCTTTAGATAACGCAGCTCGCCTCAATGACATGGTGCGAGTGATTATCACCACCTCATCACAACTTAGTGATGCGGAATCCAATTTAGAGCGTAAACAAGCGATGCTCAAAATTGAAGACGCTATTTCAGTCATGAATAGCGTTATGGTGCAATTCCCGGATTATCACTCCTATTTTAAAGATCTTATTGCTCAAGTTAACAATAGCCTCAGTCTGTTGTACCAAAGTGAGATTGAATCTGAACAGCTCAACCAAGAACTTCGTAATCTACTCGAAGGCTTTTACCCCTTATTGCAGCAAGCCAGTGATTCACTCGATAGCTTGCCTAATTCAGCCAAAGAGCAGGTTCAATACACGCAATTAAAGTCTCTGCTGTACTACCAATTAGGCTTGGTAGAAAAACTGTATAACGACTCGAGCTTTAATGAGCTGGATTACACCAGCTTACGACTCGAGCAGGTTGGAGAAGAGTGGTGGCAGCTTTGGGTAAGTGGCGATCTAAGAAGTGAATTTCCAACACTAGACCATCAGCTCACCGTAATTTACAACCTGGCCTCAAGTGATAGCAGCTTGTATGGGCTGAAAAACAAAGCGCTCGACCATCTCTATCAAGAGCAGTATTTCTTACAAAACAGCCGTGAGCATTTGAATCAGTTAACAGTGCAAATCGAACGTAATACCAGCCAAGTGAACCGCAATATTGATCAGTCGATTCAGCAGGCGCAACACTCTTTGCAATCGAACCAACGTTTATCACTTTTCCTTTCACTGTTCAGTGTGTTAGCTGCCGCGGCTATCTCATGGTTCTATGTGCGCAAGAGTATTTTAGAACGGCTATTACAGCTTAAAGACAACATGTTCGCGATCTCGACTGGCCACTTAGATACCGAAGTCGCGATTCGTGGCAAAGATGAAGTGACGCAAATGGCGAAGTACCTAAAGGTATTTCAAACGACAGCCAAAGTCGTCAAGCAAACCAACCGCAAATTGGAGGCAGAGGTGGAAGAACGTACCTTAGCCGAGGCCAAGCTGCGTGTTACTCAGGATGAGCTCGTTCAAGCTGGAAAACTGGCCGCGTTGGGGCAGTTAAGTGTCGGCATTACTCACGAGATCAATCAACCTCTGACCGCAGTAAACAGTCACGTTCGAAGCGCGCAACTGTGGTTAGGTAAACAAAGGCCAGATAGGGCAGAAGAGAATCTGAAAAAGATCGAGATCCTATTAGATAAAGTGGCTGCGATTACACGTCACTTGAAGGCATTTTCGCGCAAGAGCGATGGCAAAATTGATAATGTCGAGCTTGATAAGGTGATTGGTGATGCGATCGATCTCTTTGAAACTAGACAGAGTAGGGTGTTGATTCATTATTCCCCACAAAGCGATCAAATGGTGCGAGCCAACAGTATTCGCTTAGAGCAGGTGCTGGTGAACTTGATCAGCAATGCGTTGGATGCCGTTGAACACAGGGAGCTGCCTCAGCTCAACATCTCCACTCAAGAACACCAGAACACCATTCAGATATCAGTTAAAGACAATGGATTAGGGATACCCGAAGAGGACATTCCTTATCTGTTTGACCCGTTTTATACCCGCAAGACCACAGGCAAAGGGCTCGGACTCGGTTTGTCTATCGCATACAACATAATTAAAGACTTTGGCGGCTCGATTCACGTCGAATCGGTTGAACACCAAGGCACCACTTTTATCGTCACTCTACCAAAAGGCACAGACTCATGA
- a CDS encoding sigma-54 dependent transcriptional regulator produces MTSEKHIVLIDDETDVVEAVSEMLELEGFRVTSFTDPNLGLKSLNANSQSVVLCDVRMPQVDGLTLLSSIQHRAANVPVLLMSGHGDIPMAIEAMKLGAFDFLEKPLNASELVEKLDLALAQCQHSSPATLDDDQDTELPIESVVIGQSQAMDTIRKQVLALSHTGVDTIINGETGTGKEVIARALHQFSRRKAKPFVAINCGGMTESIIESELFGHEAGSFTSANKKRIGKIEQANGGTLFLDEIESMPIAVQIKLLRVIQERVIERVGGNELIPVDIVVVAASKVDLASLSESGEFRADLFYRLNIASLNLPALRQRKEDIQVLFRHFVIQASQKYKTRPSTIYPEQIQQLCRHEWPGNVRELRNVADRFVLGIVGDGFDLQSPICESTGEDFAFEKQMEQYERNVLTEALIESAGNINEVSSKLNLPRKTLYRKMKKHQLDKESFKA; encoded by the coding sequence ATGACTTCAGAAAAACACATAGTTCTTATCGACGATGAAACAGACGTCGTTGAAGCCGTGAGCGAAATGTTGGAGCTCGAGGGTTTTCGTGTCACTAGCTTTACCGACCCAAACCTTGGTCTAAAGTCCCTGAACGCAAACAGTCAGTCGGTGGTGTTGTGTGATGTTCGGATGCCACAAGTGGATGGGCTTACGTTGTTGAGTTCAATCCAACATCGCGCAGCCAATGTTCCGGTGTTACTGATGAGCGGGCATGGTGATATTCCGATGGCGATAGAGGCGATGAAGTTGGGTGCGTTCGACTTTCTAGAAAAGCCACTCAATGCCAGTGAGTTGGTAGAAAAACTCGATTTGGCGTTGGCACAATGTCAGCACAGTAGCCCTGCAACGTTAGACGACGATCAGGATACAGAACTACCGATTGAATCTGTGGTTATCGGGCAATCCCAAGCGATGGACACCATACGTAAGCAAGTGCTTGCGCTCTCTCATACTGGCGTCGACACCATCATTAACGGTGAGACAGGCACTGGCAAAGAGGTGATTGCTCGCGCCTTGCATCAATTTAGTCGTCGTAAGGCAAAGCCGTTTGTCGCAATAAACTGTGGTGGCATGACAGAGAGCATTATTGAGAGTGAGCTGTTTGGTCATGAAGCGGGCTCGTTTACCAGTGCCAATAAGAAACGCATCGGAAAAATAGAACAAGCCAATGGCGGCACTCTGTTTCTTGATGAAATTGAAAGCATGCCGATTGCAGTGCAGATTAAGTTGCTACGCGTGATTCAAGAACGAGTGATCGAGCGTGTTGGCGGTAATGAATTGATACCTGTCGATATAGTGGTGGTTGCCGCGAGTAAAGTTGACCTCGCAAGCCTCAGTGAATCTGGTGAATTCAGAGCCGACCTCTTCTATCGCTTAAATATCGCCAGCTTAAACCTTCCAGCACTGCGCCAACGCAAAGAGGACATTCAGGTGTTGTTCCGCCACTTTGTAATTCAAGCGAGCCAAAAGTACAAGACGCGTCCTTCGACGATTTATCCCGAACAGATACAGCAGTTGTGCCGACATGAATGGCCTGGAAACGTGCGTGAGTTACGTAATGTTGCCGATCGATTTGTACTCGGTATTGTCGGCGATGGCTTTGATCTTCAATCACCCATTTGTGAATCAACCGGGGAAGACTTCGCCTTTGAAAAGCAGATGGAGCAGTACGAGAGAAATGTATTAACCGAAGCCTTGATAGAGAGCGCAGGGAATATCAATGAGGTCTCGAGTAAGCTTAATCTGCCCCGCAAAACGCTTTATCGAAAAATGAAGAAACACCAGTTGGACAAAGAGAGTTTTAAAGCTTAG
- a CDS encoding DUF1611 domain-containing protein, whose amino-acid sequence MSIAQLYLLFLGDVTDPLAAKTARGIHQWRPEICLGQLRLTSDTVSLGLTDMTLQQAQAQGSKTLVIGTANPGGVIPDSWQPTILAAAEMGFEIASGMHQRLNEFSPLADMQQRGLTKLHDVRHFDGVLNVGTGKPRQGKRLLTVGTDCSVGKMFSALAIEKSLKEAGTSAQFKATGQTGILIEGSGISIDAVVADFISGAVEAISPEFTDHEWDIIEGQGSLFNPSFAGVSLGLLHGAQADALVLCHEVGRAHIRNLPHAKLPTIEQTIDANLQAARLTNPDVKLVGICLNTSAISIEEAEILCQEWTTLYQVPVTDPVRFGVQHITDHLRHSL is encoded by the coding sequence ATGTCTATCGCTCAACTTTACCTTCTTTTTCTTGGGGATGTTACTGACCCTCTGGCCGCAAAAACCGCTCGCGGGATTCACCAATGGCGACCAGAAATCTGTCTCGGGCAATTACGTTTAACTAGCGATACCGTTTCACTAGGCTTAACCGACATGACCCTACAACAGGCACAAGCACAGGGTTCGAAGACGCTAGTGATTGGCACTGCAAACCCAGGCGGCGTTATTCCTGACTCATGGCAACCTACGATATTAGCCGCTGCAGAAATGGGATTTGAGATTGCATCCGGCATGCACCAGCGCTTGAACGAATTTTCACCGCTTGCTGACATGCAGCAGCGAGGATTGACTAAGCTTCATGATGTACGCCATTTTGATGGTGTCCTAAACGTTGGTACTGGCAAGCCTCGTCAAGGTAAACGCCTGCTCACGGTCGGAACCGATTGCTCGGTAGGAAAGATGTTTTCGGCGTTGGCGATTGAAAAATCGCTTAAAGAAGCGGGAACATCTGCTCAGTTTAAAGCGACAGGGCAGACAGGTATCTTGATTGAAGGCAGCGGTATTTCGATTGATGCTGTAGTTGCGGATTTCATTTCGGGAGCGGTTGAAGCGATCAGCCCTGAATTTACCGACCACGAATGGGACATCATTGAAGGGCAAGGTTCTTTGTTCAATCCGTCTTTTGCTGGCGTAAGTTTGGGTTTGTTGCATGGCGCACAAGCTGACGCGTTGGTGTTATGTCATGAAGTAGGGCGAGCACATATTCGTAACCTTCCGCATGCCAAATTACCAACGATAGAACAGACGATTGATGCAAATTTACAAGCCGCGCGATTAACAAATCCAGATGTGAAGCTAGTGGGTATCTGCCTGAACACATCGGCGATTAGCATTGAAGAGGCTGAGATATTGTGCCAAGAATGGACCACACTTTATCAAGTGCCAGTGACGGATCCTGTGCGATTTGGTGTACAACACATTACTGATCATTTGCGACATTCACTTTAA
- the phnD gene encoding phosphate/phosphite/phosphonate ABC transporter substrate-binding protein: MEISVKGLLIASSLLLPSMAMASDCSSRGVLDDRYCDENQDLVADSPKNPDEWNDPSTLVFTYTPVEDPALYKDAFADFQAHLSKITGKRVIYYTVHSNSAQVEAMRSGRLHVAGFSTGPTGYAVNLAGYVPIAVKGDESGFQGYNLITIVRKDSGINTMADLKGKKVAHTSASSNSGNLAPRALFPAKGLVPDEDYKVLYSGKHDQSILGVFNGDYDAAPVASDVYDRMVAAGRVDDSELKIIYRSPRFPTSAFGYAYNLKPELVEKINEAFFSYRFTPEMSASFKGADRFSPISYKEEWDVIRDIAHATGTAYTKAGLKKLAEKDAAKRAKKKAAELAKQANNG; encoded by the coding sequence ATGGAAATCAGTGTTAAAGGACTGTTAATCGCTAGCTCATTACTACTTCCTTCAATGGCTATGGCAAGCGACTGCTCTAGCCGTGGTGTGTTAGACGATCGATACTGTGATGAAAACCAAGACTTGGTGGCAGATTCACCAAAGAATCCAGATGAGTGGAATGACCCAAGTACGCTTGTGTTCACCTACACACCAGTAGAGGACCCTGCGCTGTACAAAGATGCGTTTGCCGACTTCCAAGCTCACCTAAGTAAAATCACGGGCAAGCGAGTGATCTATTACACAGTGCACTCGAACTCTGCACAAGTAGAAGCGATGCGTTCTGGTCGTTTGCATGTTGCTGGTTTCTCTACGGGCCCAACTGGCTATGCGGTTAACCTAGCGGGTTACGTTCCAATTGCAGTAAAAGGCGATGAGTCTGGTTTCCAAGGCTACAATCTGATCACCATTGTGCGTAAAGACAGTGGCATCAACACCATGGCTGATCTGAAAGGCAAAAAGGTTGCACATACTTCTGCATCATCAAACTCTGGCAACCTAGCTCCTCGTGCGTTATTTCCAGCGAAAGGGTTAGTGCCAGATGAAGACTACAAAGTGCTTTACTCAGGTAAGCATGACCAATCGATTTTAGGTGTCTTCAATGGAGACTATGATGCAGCACCTGTGGCATCTGATGTGTACGACCGTATGGTGGCAGCAGGCCGTGTTGATGATTCTGAGCTTAAGATTATCTACCGCAGTCCACGCTTCCCAACGTCTGCTTTTGGTTACGCTTACAACTTAAAACCAGAGCTAGTTGAGAAGATCAACGAAGCTTTCTTCAGCTATCGCTTCACACCAGAGATGAGTGCATCATTCAAAGGTGCAGACCGTTTCTCGCCAATCAGCTACAAAGAAGAGTGGGACGTGATTCGTGATATCGCCCACGCGACAGGCACGGCTTACACCAAAGCAGGTCTGAAAAAACTGGCTGAAAAAGACGCCGCTAAACGTGCAAAGAAAAAAGCCGCTGAGTTAGCGAAACAAGCAAACAACGGCTAA
- the ycjG gene encoding L-Ala-D/L-Glu epimerase, with protein sequence MKITAEPITIAMQTPFRISRGSRTECHVVRVYIEHNGKQAQGECTPYPRYGESSESVLAQIQQASSSLETAFERGMTDPEELRDHLQSSLTGGAARNAIDCALWDYQAQQNEQTFPNSLFELPKQIVTAMTVSIGTPDAMATQARDYVANGAKLLKVKLDGEQVVERVRAVREAAPEVKIVLDANEAWTGLNLEELFNQLTEFDIAMIEQPLPQQHDASLAHIKHPIPLCADESCHTTSQLSSLLGKYEMVNIKLDKTGGLTEALALAEEAKRLGFTLMSGCMLGTSLAMRAALPIAVQSEIVDLDGPVLLGQDVSPALTYQDGMIIL encoded by the coding sequence ATGAAGATTACTGCAGAACCTATTACTATCGCGATGCAAACGCCTTTTCGCATCTCCCGAGGCAGCCGAACAGAGTGTCATGTTGTTCGCGTTTACATTGAGCATAATGGTAAACAAGCTCAAGGCGAGTGCACGCCTTACCCGCGTTATGGTGAGTCATCCGAGTCTGTGTTGGCGCAAATTCAACAAGCTTCGAGCTCTCTCGAAACGGCCTTTGAGCGTGGCATGACCGATCCTGAAGAGTTACGAGATCATCTTCAGTCTTCATTGACTGGAGGCGCTGCGCGTAATGCTATCGATTGTGCGCTTTGGGATTATCAAGCGCAGCAGAACGAGCAGACCTTTCCGAATAGCTTGTTCGAGTTACCTAAGCAGATTGTTACCGCAATGACAGTCTCGATTGGCACACCAGATGCGATGGCAACACAAGCTCGTGATTATGTGGCGAATGGTGCGAAACTTCTAAAAGTGAAGCTTGATGGTGAGCAAGTGGTAGAGCGTGTACGCGCTGTCCGAGAAGCAGCTCCCGAAGTTAAAATTGTACTGGATGCCAATGAAGCGTGGACTGGGCTGAACCTTGAAGAGCTGTTCAATCAGCTGACTGAGTTTGATATCGCGATGATTGAGCAACCTTTACCACAACAGCATGATGCCTCGTTGGCACACATCAAGCATCCTATCCCACTGTGTGCTGATGAAAGCTGCCATACCACTTCTCAACTGTCTTCGTTGTTGGGTAAGTATGAAATGGTCAACATCAAGCTTGATAAAACCGGTGGTTTGACAGAAGCATTAGCACTTGCCGAAGAAGCGAAAAGGCTTGGTTTTACCCTTATGTCGGGCTGTATGCTCGGTACTTCACTGGCCATGCGTGCAGCGCTGCCTATCGCTGTGCAATCAGAAATCGTCGACCTCGATGGTCCTGTATTACTTGGTCAAGACGTGTCGCCAGCACTGACTTATCAAGATGGGATGATCATTCTTTAA
- the phnC gene encoding phosphonate ABC transporter ATP-binding protein encodes MAVASYDGIKINNLFHEYVAGKPILKGINIDIDEPGIIAIIGPSGTGKSTLLRCINRLNDPSQGEIIFDGADLTQLKGQALRKQRRHIGMVFQEYNLVERLTVIENVLSGRLGYMTAWNAWRRNYSAQDLAKAFELLEFVGLQDFANQRADSLSGGQRQRVGIARAVMQDPYILLADEPTSSLDPKTAVEIMELMETFAEQKNIPVLVNIHDVNLAKRYAKRIIGMCNGKVHYDGSPEGISEEDLKIIYGGESWLD; translated from the coding sequence ATGGCCGTAGCAAGCTATGACGGAATAAAGATCAACAACCTATTTCATGAATATGTGGCAGGCAAGCCAATCCTTAAAGGCATTAATATTGATATCGACGAACCAGGAATCATCGCGATTATAGGCCCGTCGGGTACCGGTAAAAGTACGCTTCTGCGTTGTATTAACCGCCTTAATGACCCAAGCCAAGGAGAGATCATTTTTGATGGTGCCGACCTGACTCAACTAAAAGGTCAAGCACTTCGTAAACAGCGCCGTCATATCGGCATGGTATTTCAAGAGTACAACTTGGTAGAGCGTTTAACGGTTATCGAAAACGTGTTGAGTGGTCGCTTAGGCTACATGACCGCTTGGAACGCGTGGCGTCGTAACTATTCAGCGCAAGACTTAGCAAAAGCGTTTGAGTTACTGGAATTTGTTGGCCTACAAGACTTTGCAAACCAACGTGCCGACAGCTTATCTGGCGGTCAAAGGCAGCGTGTTGGTATTGCTCGTGCAGTAATGCAAGACCCTTATATTCTTCTTGCTGATGAACCAACCTCATCACTTGACCCGAAAACCGCGGTTGAGATCATGGAGTTGATGGAAACCTTTGCCGAACAGAAAAACATCCCAGTGTTGGTGAATATCCACGATGTGAACTTAGCCAAGCGTTATGCCAAACGCATCATCGGCATGTGTAATGGCAAGGTGCATTACGATGGCAGTCCTGAAGGCATTTCAGAGGAAGACCTGAAAATTATCTATGGGGGTGAGTCATGGCTAGACTAA
- a CDS encoding glycerophosphodiester phosphodiesterase, protein MKQILKGSIALILGVSSMTAWAATESANLGPRPLFLVNNMDESPLKTKLLSCSEGPFHRSDFSIGHRGAAMQFPEHTKESYLAAIQMGAGVVECDVTFTKDKELVCRHSQSDLHTTTDVLAHPELAKKCSVPFKPANLATGEDAQVECRTSDFTLAEFKTLKGKMDGANPKATTVEEYMNGTPGWRTDLYSQSGTLMTHAESAALFKEHGVKVTPELKSAAVIMPFNGFSQEMYAQKLVDELKEAGFAPSETYLQSFNLDDVKYWIKSAPKFGKQAVYLDDRVYEQADFVASVENMKELHDVGVNIIAPPLFALVDLDENNEMVASNYAKLAKGADLDIIAWTLERSGPLAQGGGWYYKSVKDGINNDGDMMKMLDVLAQDVGVMGVFSDWPATVTYYANCMDSDA, encoded by the coding sequence ATGAAGCAAATACTGAAAGGTTCGATTGCTCTGATACTCGGCGTTAGCTCAATGACCGCATGGGCGGCGACAGAGTCAGCAAACCTAGGACCTCGTCCCCTCTTTTTAGTCAACAATATGGACGAGAGCCCTTTGAAAACCAAGCTGCTGAGTTGTAGCGAAGGGCCTTTTCACCGTAGCGATTTTTCTATTGGGCATCGTGGAGCTGCAATGCAGTTTCCGGAGCACACAAAAGAATCTTACTTAGCGGCGATTCAAATGGGAGCCGGTGTCGTAGAGTGTGATGTGACCTTCACTAAAGATAAGGAATTGGTGTGTCGACATTCTCAAAGTGACCTGCATACCACAACTGATGTGTTGGCTCACCCAGAGCTTGCTAAGAAGTGTTCGGTTCCATTTAAACCTGCGAACTTAGCGACAGGTGAAGATGCTCAGGTTGAGTGTCGTACTTCCGATTTTACGCTAGCGGAGTTTAAGACGTTAAAAGGCAAAATGGACGGGGCGAACCCGAAAGCCACCACAGTTGAAGAGTACATGAACGGCACTCCGGGTTGGAGAACTGATCTTTACAGCCAGAGTGGAACGTTGATGACACACGCAGAAAGTGCGGCACTGTTTAAAGAGCATGGTGTAAAAGTGACACCTGAATTGAAATCGGCAGCGGTTATAATGCCTTTCAATGGCTTCAGCCAAGAGATGTACGCGCAAAAGCTGGTGGATGAACTAAAAGAAGCGGGCTTTGCACCTTCAGAGACTTACTTGCAATCGTTCAACTTGGATGATGTGAAGTACTGGATTAAATCAGCACCAAAATTCGGCAAACAAGCCGTGTATCTTGATGACCGTGTTTACGAGCAAGCGGACTTTGTCGCGTCTGTTGAGAACATGAAAGAGCTGCACGATGTGGGTGTAAACATTATAGCGCCACCTCTGTTTGCGTTGGTTGATTTAGATGAGAACAACGAAATGGTTGCGTCTAATTACGCCAAGCTCGCCAAAGGTGCAGACCTCGACATCATCGCATGGACTCTGGAGCGTTCAGGCCCATTAGCGCAAGGTGGTGGTTGGTACTACAAGAGCGTAAAAGATGGCATCAACAATGATGGTGACATGATGAAAATGCTCGATGTGTTGGCACAAGATGTTGGCGTGATGGGCGTATTCAGTGACTGGCCAGCAACGGTAACTTACTACGCAAACTGCATGGACAGCGACGCCTAA
- the phnE gene encoding phosphonate ABC transporter, permease protein PhnE — protein sequence MARLNPSSSPSVSSNTSPANHENPFKVSWTNRAIIAGIIAYLFYSFSTLGLTFDRLIIGFGESERLLSRMFPPDFSRTSLLLSGLAESLQIAIISSFFGIVISLFLGLLAARNMMPSIVSTPIRGFIALCRSFHPVIIAILFVKAVGFGALAGILTLVFASIGFIAKLFAEAIEEISFKPVEAIKATGASFISVILYAVMPQVFTRFIGFASYQLDSNLRNSTMVGIVGAGGLGGTLFSAFQRFDYDFVAAILITIIALILVGEFLSNIVRRIF from the coding sequence ATGGCTAGACTAAACCCAAGCTCATCGCCAAGCGTTTCGTCAAACACATCGCCAGCGAACCATGAAAATCCATTCAAGGTGTCATGGACGAATCGTGCGATCATCGCTGGCATTATCGCTTACCTGTTCTATAGCTTTTCGACACTAGGGCTGACGTTTGATCGTTTGATCATCGGCTTCGGTGAAAGTGAGCGATTACTATCTCGAATGTTTCCGCCTGACTTTTCGCGTACCAGCTTGTTGTTAAGTGGTTTAGCAGAGAGCTTACAGATCGCGATCATCTCGAGCTTCTTCGGCATCGTTATCTCGCTATTTTTAGGCTTGCTTGCCGCGAGAAACATGATGCCGTCAATCGTATCAACGCCTATACGTGGTTTTATTGCCTTGTGCCGTTCTTTCCACCCAGTGATTATCGCTATCTTGTTTGTTAAAGCAGTGGGCTTTGGTGCGCTGGCTGGGATTTTGACCTTGGTGTTTGCATCGATTGGCTTTATCGCCAAGTTGTTTGCAGAAGCGATTGAAGAGATCTCTTTTAAACCGGTTGAAGCAATTAAAGCGACCGGCGCTAGCTTCATCAGTGTGATTTTGTATGCCGTTATGCCACAGGTTTTCACGCGCTTCATTGGTTTTGCAAGCTATCAGTTGGATTCCAATCTTCGCAACTCAACTATGGTTGGCATCGTAGGTGCGGGCGGCCTTGGCGGGACACTTTTCTCTGCCTTCCAACGTTTCGATTACGACTTCGTCGCCGCTATTTTGATCACCATTATCGCACTGATTCTTGTCGGTGAATTTCTTTCCAACATTGTTAGGAGAATCTTCTAA
- a CDS encoding LysR family transcriptional regulator, with protein MNLRQLEVFYAIMQTGTVSGAARSLHVSQPNVTRILAHTEQQLGFGLFERVKGRLVPTIEAKTLLPEAEKVYQQLDQFRSLTNKVKQGHQHLRIGAPPILATKLLTPVIAQLSREQYSNKQELSFELLTANRDELCAGLLKHELDIAIAFGDEAPPAILSETLLTESLKVLVPSHTVDQLPTELILDDLINYSLPIIGLDSRDPLGLLLHQSLIARDEHYHHPISVRGYSAAAELVKHQAGFAIVDPWTAEQYQNDDSVCVLPLQPAIPFSVSTLCAEHTPQSIAAKQFISALQHSCY; from the coding sequence TTGAACCTAAGACAACTGGAAGTCTTTTACGCCATAATGCAGACCGGAACCGTATCTGGAGCCGCACGTAGCTTACATGTGTCCCAGCCTAATGTGACGCGCATTTTGGCGCACACCGAGCAGCAGTTGGGATTTGGTTTGTTCGAGCGTGTCAAAGGACGACTGGTGCCAACGATTGAAGCGAAAACCTTGCTACCAGAAGCCGAGAAGGTGTATCAGCAATTGGACCAATTTCGTTCTTTGACTAACAAAGTGAAGCAAGGGCATCAGCATTTACGTATTGGTGCGCCGCCGATTCTAGCGACCAAATTGCTGACTCCAGTGATCGCCCAATTGTCTCGTGAGCAATATTCCAATAAACAAGAGCTCTCTTTTGAGTTGTTGACTGCTAATCGCGACGAACTGTGTGCTGGTTTATTGAAGCATGAGCTCGATATTGCTATCGCATTTGGAGACGAGGCACCGCCAGCAATATTGTCTGAAACGCTATTAACCGAATCACTCAAGGTTCTGGTTCCATCCCACACTGTTGATCAGTTACCGACAGAATTAATCCTTGATGACCTGATAAATTATTCGTTGCCAATCATTGGGCTTGATAGTCGTGACCCACTGGGTTTACTGCTCCATCAAAGCTTGATTGCGCGAGATGAGCATTATCATCATCCGATATCGGTACGTGGATACAGCGCTGCGGCGGAGCTGGTTAAGCACCAAGCAGGTTTTGCGATTGTTGACCCGTGGACAGCAGAGCAATACCAAAATGACGATTCAGTTTGTGTATTGCCACTGCAGCCAGCTATTCCATTTTCAGTATCGACTTTATGCGCTGAACACACGCCACAGTCGATTGCAGCTAAACAGTTCATTTCAGCACTACAGCACTCATGTTATTAG